The following are encoded together in the Kribbella sp. CA-293567 genome:
- a CDS encoding YaaA family protein, with translation MTLILLPPSEGKTGRARGKAVDLPALSFPELNAVRESVLETLAKLSSTDDAYGVLGVGASLKSEVERNTRWRSEPSVPVSELYSGVLYDALGYSTLPAGTKRRANSRLLVTSAAWGALRMADRVPAYRLSMGTTLPGLGPLASVWRDPLAASLEQAAGDSVIVDCRSSTYAAAWRPAGQQAAKWVSVSVVRERGGVRSVVSHNAKHTRGLVARHLLESGKDPGTPKALHKLIAERWNAELERTGAAWTLTVVEHG, from the coding sequence GTGACCCTGATCCTGCTGCCGCCCTCGGAGGGCAAGACCGGTCGCGCCCGCGGCAAAGCGGTGGATCTGCCGGCGCTGTCGTTCCCGGAGCTCAACGCGGTCCGCGAGTCGGTCCTGGAGACGCTGGCCAAGCTGAGCTCCACCGATGACGCGTACGGCGTACTGGGGGTCGGCGCTTCGCTGAAGAGCGAAGTCGAGCGGAACACCCGCTGGCGATCGGAGCCGTCGGTGCCGGTCTCGGAGCTGTACTCCGGTGTCCTGTACGACGCCCTCGGCTACTCGACCCTGCCGGCGGGCACGAAACGCCGGGCCAATTCGCGGCTGCTGGTGACGTCGGCGGCGTGGGGCGCGTTGCGGATGGCGGACCGCGTACCGGCGTACCGGCTGTCGATGGGGACGACGTTGCCCGGGCTCGGCCCGCTCGCGTCGGTCTGGCGCGATCCGCTCGCGGCGTCGCTGGAGCAGGCCGCCGGAGACTCGGTGATCGTGGACTGCCGTTCGTCGACGTACGCCGCTGCCTGGCGCCCGGCCGGCCAGCAGGCGGCCAAGTGGGTGTCCGTCTCGGTCGTGCGGGAGCGTGGGGGAGTCCGCTCGGTGGTCTCCCACAACGCCAAACACACCCGCGGTCTGGTCGCCCGTCACCTGCTCGAGTCGGGCAAGGACCCCGGTACGCCGAAGGCTCTGCACAAGCTGATCGCCGAGCGCTGGAACGCCGAGCTCGAACGAACCGGTGCAGCTTGGACACTCACCGTGGTGGAACACGGCTAG
- a CDS encoding aldo/keto reductase yields MTEMEYRQLGDSGLTVSVVGLGCNNFGGRIDGDQAAAVVTAALDAGITLFDTADVYGDRGASEEILGKSLLARRDEAIIATKFGGDMKGVNGPDWGVRGSRRYIRKAVESSLRRLGTDWIDLYQLHVPDPVTPIEETLAALSELVAEGKVRYLGSSQFAGWQVVDADWAARTNGSEHFVSAQNRYNLLEREAEDELIPACEHLGIGVLPFFPLASGLLTGKYKRGQEAPDGTRLAKMPDRLANADFDKIEALETFAAERDLTLLDVAIGGLAAQPAVSSVIAGATTPEQIEQNVAAGLWVPTLEDLAALDELT; encoded by the coding sequence ATGACCGAGATGGAGTACCGCCAGCTGGGTGACTCCGGCCTCACCGTGAGTGTGGTCGGCCTGGGTTGCAACAACTTCGGTGGCCGGATCGACGGCGACCAGGCGGCCGCCGTGGTGACCGCCGCGCTGGACGCCGGGATCACGCTGTTCGACACCGCCGACGTCTACGGCGACCGCGGCGCCAGCGAGGAGATCCTCGGCAAGTCGCTGCTGGCCCGGCGCGACGAGGCGATCATCGCGACCAAGTTCGGCGGCGACATGAAAGGCGTGAACGGCCCGGACTGGGGGGTGCGCGGTTCCCGGCGCTACATCCGCAAGGCGGTCGAGTCGAGCCTGCGCCGGCTCGGCACGGACTGGATCGACCTCTACCAGCTGCACGTGCCGGACCCGGTCACCCCGATCGAGGAGACGCTGGCCGCGCTGTCGGAGCTCGTTGCCGAGGGCAAGGTTCGCTATCTCGGCAGCTCACAGTTCGCCGGCTGGCAGGTGGTCGACGCCGACTGGGCCGCGCGGACCAACGGCTCGGAGCACTTCGTCAGCGCGCAGAACCGCTACAACCTGCTCGAGCGCGAGGCCGAGGACGAGCTGATCCCGGCGTGTGAGCACCTCGGGATCGGCGTACTGCCGTTCTTCCCGCTCGCCTCGGGGCTGCTGACCGGCAAGTACAAGCGTGGTCAGGAGGCCCCCGACGGCACCCGGCTGGCGAAGATGCCCGACCGGCTGGCCAACGCCGACTTCGACAAGATCGAGGCGCTGGAGACCTTCGCGGCCGAGCGTGACCTCACTTTGCTGGACGTCGCCATCGGTGGGCTCGCGGCGCAGCCGGCCGTCTCGTCGGTGATCGCCGGCGCGACCACACCCGAGCAGATCGAGCAGAACGTCGCGGCCGGGCTGTGGGTGCCGACCCTCGAGGACCTGGCCGCCCTGGACGAGCTGACGTGA
- the pepN gene encoding aminopeptidase N, translated as MPSLTVDGARTRAAALSVHSYDVDLDLTQGEQTFGSTTRIVFSAAEQSSWLDVKPGELLSVTLNGTPVDVAGLSDGRLALPGLTAENELVVVASMLYSHDGEGLHRSVDAADGLTYLYAMSFLDAAPRIFACFDQPDLKAPYRVTVTAPEEWIVLGNGAATQVSPGRWELAETKPLSTYFVTLVAGPYHQILGEHDGIPLGLVSRQSLAEALDREAEDLFEVTGQSFDEFHRLFGYRYPFGEYHQAFVPEFNAGAMENPGCVTFRDSMVFRSAVTDGERSSRARTVVHEMAHQWFGDTVTMKWWNDLWLNESFAEYMAHRVSTAATRYTDNWIDFAFIRKWWGLQADQRSSTHPVAADAVKDALGSLDDFDGISYAKGAAVLKQLNAYLGDEVFLNGVKAHIEANEFGNATFADLVAKWTEAGAVGLENWAQNWLRTPGVDTITAERTATGVKLHRTAPAGYPADRPHQLTIGGFDQDGRGSSVPVLLDADVVEVELDPSIAVVVPDAGDDTWAKIRFDAESLGKLAAVMPKIEDGVTRAVVLNGLRDATADAELDPRLGFDVVLAALPAETSDIAVQTMVGWVRSRLLGSYLPVEPYRARIAEVLTERLGSTPAGSSLQLAVARGVVRLTDDVALLSGWLEGDGVPEGLAVDADLRWLITLQLATLGAVDDAGIDAELARDNSSEGIVHATRCRAALPTAEAKERAWAQITTDAEIANYELYAACEGFWQANQQELTAPYVDRYFAEIAGTEKLRSGWVVAWSSNLAFPAYAIDERVAGLAAGLAADENVPAGIRRAVGDNHDDLVRALAVRAAYPVG; from the coding sequence ATGCCGAGTCTCACCGTCGACGGCGCCCGCACCCGGGCCGCCGCGCTGTCCGTCCACTCCTACGACGTCGACCTCGATCTCACCCAGGGCGAGCAGACGTTCGGATCGACCACCAGGATCGTCTTCTCCGCCGCCGAGCAGTCCAGCTGGCTGGACGTCAAGCCCGGCGAGCTGCTCTCGGTCACGCTGAACGGGACGCCCGTCGACGTGGCCGGCCTGAGCGACGGCAGGCTAGCGCTGCCCGGTCTGACCGCGGAGAACGAGCTCGTCGTGGTCGCCTCGATGCTGTACTCCCACGACGGTGAGGGCCTGCACCGCAGCGTCGACGCCGCCGACGGCCTGACCTATCTGTACGCGATGTCCTTCCTCGACGCCGCGCCCCGGATCTTCGCCTGTTTCGACCAGCCGGATCTCAAGGCGCCGTACCGGGTGACGGTGACCGCGCCCGAGGAGTGGATCGTGCTCGGCAACGGCGCCGCGACCCAGGTGTCGCCGGGCCGCTGGGAGCTGGCCGAGACCAAGCCGCTGTCGACGTACTTCGTCACGCTGGTCGCCGGGCCTTACCACCAGATCCTCGGTGAGCACGACGGCATCCCGCTCGGCTTGGTCTCGCGGCAGTCGCTGGCCGAGGCACTCGACCGCGAGGCCGAGGACCTGTTCGAGGTGACCGGTCAGTCGTTCGACGAGTTCCACCGGCTGTTCGGCTACCGCTACCCGTTCGGCGAGTACCACCAGGCCTTCGTGCCCGAGTTCAACGCCGGCGCGATGGAGAACCCGGGCTGCGTGACGTTCCGCGACTCGATGGTCTTCCGCTCCGCGGTCACCGACGGGGAACGCAGCAGCCGGGCCCGCACGGTCGTGCACGAGATGGCCCACCAGTGGTTCGGCGACACCGTCACCATGAAGTGGTGGAACGACCTGTGGCTGAACGAGTCCTTCGCCGAGTACATGGCACACCGGGTCTCCACCGCCGCCACCCGCTACACCGACAACTGGATCGACTTCGCCTTCATCCGTAAGTGGTGGGGCCTGCAGGCCGACCAGCGGTCCTCGACCCACCCGGTCGCCGCCGACGCGGTCAAGGACGCGCTCGGCTCACTCGACGACTTCGACGGCATCTCCTACGCCAAGGGCGCGGCGGTGCTCAAGCAACTGAACGCCTACCTGGGTGACGAGGTCTTCCTCAACGGCGTCAAGGCGCACATCGAGGCCAACGAGTTCGGCAACGCGACCTTCGCCGACCTGGTCGCGAAGTGGACCGAGGCCGGCGCGGTCGGCCTGGAGAACTGGGCCCAGAACTGGCTGCGGACCCCTGGCGTCGACACCATCACCGCCGAGCGCACGGCCACCGGCGTGAAGCTCCACCGCACCGCGCCCGCCGGCTACCCGGCCGACCGTCCGCACCAGCTGACCATCGGCGGGTTCGACCAGGACGGCCGGGGCAGCTCGGTGCCGGTACTGCTCGACGCCGACGTGGTCGAGGTCGAGCTGGACCCGTCGATCGCCGTCGTCGTACCGGACGCGGGCGACGACACCTGGGCCAAGATCCGCTTCGACGCCGAGAGCCTCGGCAAGCTGGCCGCGGTGATGCCGAAGATCGAGGACGGCGTCACCCGCGCCGTCGTCCTGAACGGCCTGCGCGACGCCACCGCCGACGCCGAGCTCGACCCGCGGCTCGGCTTCGACGTCGTACTGGCCGCACTGCCGGCCGAGACCAGTGACATCGCAGTCCAGACCATGGTCGGCTGGGTGCGGTCCCGCCTGCTCGGCAGCTACCTGCCGGTCGAGCCCTACCGCGCGCGGATCGCCGAAGTGCTGACCGAGCGGCTCGGCTCGACGCCGGCCGGGAGCAGCCTGCAGCTCGCCGTCGCGCGGGGAGTCGTCCGGCTCACCGACGACGTGGCACTGCTGTCCGGGTGGCTCGAGGGCGACGGCGTACCGGAAGGGCTGGCGGTCGACGCCGATCTGCGCTGGCTGATCACGCTGCAGCTCGCGACCCTGGGCGCCGTCGACGATGCGGGCATCGACGCCGAACTGGCGCGCGACAACTCCTCGGAGGGCATCGTGCACGCCACCCGCTGCCGCGCCGCGCTGCCGACGGCCGAGGCCAAGGAACGCGCCTGGGCGCAGATCACCACCGACGCCGAGATCGCCAACTACGAGCTGTACGCCGCGTGCGAGGGCTTCTGGCAGGCCAACCAGCAGGAGCTGACCGCGCCGTACGTCGACCGGTACTTCGCGGAGATCGCGGGGACCGAGAAGTTGCGCTCGGGCTGGGTGGTGGCGTGGAGCTCGAACCTCGCCTTCCCGGCGTACGCGATCGACGAGCGGGTGGCCGGGCTCGCGGCCGGGCTGGCCGCCGACGAGAACGTGCCGGCCGGGATTCGCCGGGCGGTCGGCGACAACCACGACGACCTGGTCCGCGCGCTCGCGGTGCGGGCGGCGTACCCGGTGGGCTGA